The Procambarus clarkii isolate CNS0578487 chromosome 76, FALCON_Pclarkii_2.0, whole genome shotgun sequence genome includes a window with the following:
- the LOC138357118 gene encoding zinc finger protein 271-like: MANNTHTRIHKGEKPYHCSVCQKNFTRKSNLITHMRIHTGEKPYHCSVCQKDFSHKLSLITHMRIHTGKNAYHCSVCQKDFSQKSYLITHMRIHTGEKPYHCSECQKDFSQKSSLITHMRIHTGEKPYHCSVCQKDFSQKSYLITHMRIHTGEKPYHCSECQKDFSQKSSLITHMRIHTGEKPYHCSECQKDFSLKSNLITHMSIHTGEKPYHCSECQKDFSLKSNLITHMRIHTGENAYHCSVCQKDFSQKSYLRKHMRIHTGEKPYHCSECQKDFSLKSTLITHMRIHTGENAYHCSVCQKDFLQKSTLITHMRIHTGEKPYHCSECQKDFLQKSYLITHMRIHTGEKPYHCSECQKDFSHKLSLITHMRIHTGEKIYHCSECQKDFSLKSNLITHMRIHTGEKPYHCSECQKDFKQKSSLITHMRIHTGEKPYHCSECQKDFSQKSNLIKHIRIHTA, translated from the coding sequence atggctaataacacacacacaaggattcataaaggagagaaaccatatcactgttcagtgtgtcaaaaaaacttTACACGgaaatcaaatctaataacacacatgaggattcatacaggagagaaaccatatcactgttcagtatgtcaaaaagacttttcacacaaattatctctaataacacacatgaggattcatacaggaaagaatgcatatcactgttcagtgtgtcaaaaagacttttcacaaaaatcatatctaataacacacatgaggattcatacaggagagaaaccatatcactgttcagaatgtcaaaaagacttttcacaaaaatcatctctaataacacacatgaggattcatacaggagagaaaccatatcactgttcagtatgtcaaaaagacttttcacaaaaatcatatctaataacacacatgaggattcatacaggagagaaaccatatcactgttcagaatgtcaaaaagacttttcacaaaaatcatctcttataacacacatgaggattcatacaggagagaaaccatatcactgttcagaatgtcaaaaagacttttcacttaaatcaaatctaataacacacatgagtattcatacaggagagaaaccatatcactgttcagaatgtcaaaaagacttttcacttaaatcaaatctaataacacacatgaggattcatacaggagagaatgcatatcactgttcagtgtgtcaaaaagacttttcacaaaaatcatatctaagaaaacacatgaggattcatacaggagagaaaccatatcactgttcagaatgtcaaaaagacttttcacttaaatcaactctaataacacacatgaggattcatacaggagagaatgcatatcactgttcagtgtgtcaaaaagactttttacAAAAATcaactctaataacacacatgaggattcatacaggagagaaaccatatcactgttcagagtgtcaaaaagactttttacAAAAATCatatctaataacacacatgaggattcatacaggagagaaaccatatcactgttcagaatgtcaaaaagacttttcacacaaattatctctaataacacacatgaggattcatacaggagagaaaatatatcactgttcagaatgtcaaaaagacttttcacttaaatcaaatctaataacacacatgaggattcatacaggagagaaaccatatcactgttcagagtgtcaaaaagactttaaacaaaaatcatctctaataacacacatgaggattcatacaggagagaaaccatatcactgttcagaatgtcaaaaagacttttcacaaaaatcaaaTCTAATAAAGCACATTAGGATTCATACAGCGTAA